In Nerophis ophidion isolate RoL-2023_Sa linkage group LG15, RoL_Noph_v1.0, whole genome shotgun sequence, the sequence atgttttcaacaggatactttgcgcaaaatttaaaattgcaatttagtaaactaaaaaggccgtattggcatgtgttgcaatgttaatatttcatcattgatatataaactatcagactgcgtggtcggtagtagtgggtttcagtaggcctttaaataagcgTGATGTCACCATATCCTttggagcagtgtttttcaaccttttttgagccaaggcacacttttttgcgttgaaaaaatgcggaggcacattaccagcagaaatcattaaaaaaaaaacgaaactcatttgacagtaaaaagtcgttgtcgcaattatTGAATATGACTTTGAACCATAATCAAGCATgcgtcaatatagctcttgtctcaaagtaggtgtactgtcaccacctgtcacatcacgccctgacttattttgacttttttgctatttacctgtgtgtagtgttttaaagCTTGTCTttcactcctattttggtggctttttctctttttttggtattttcatgtagcagtttcatgtcttcctttgagcgataccactttgttttagcaatcaacaatatttcagttgtttttatccttctttgcggggacattgtcgattgtcatgtcatgttcggatgtactttgtggacgccgtctttgctccacagtaagtctttgctgtcgtccagtattctgtttttctttactttctagccagttcattcttagtttcattctgcgtagccttccctaagcttcagtgccttttcttaggggcacgcACCTTTAGTTTATttgtggtttaagcattagacaccttttttacctgcacgctgcctcccgctatttacgacatctacaaagcaattgtctaccggctgccacctactgatatggaagagtattacacggttactctgccgagcgctagacagcaccgacactcaacaacaactcatcatttgcaaactataactactggtttgcaaaaaagtggttgaaaaacactgctttggaGGATTATTCAaagtttttgtgcacccttgttggAAGTAAAGCTCCGGGTTGGTGTGGGGTTTTGTTGCAGGTGTAAACTCGAGCCTCCTTCTCACATACTTCCTAAATGTAAATCAAACACAGCTGTGTTGCCATAAGCACTACGTCGTCCACAGTGTTCCGCCTCAGATCTTTAGGTGGACTCCAGTCCTGGTGTTATAAGAGAAGCAAGCCAAGGTCCACATTGAAGTGGTGATTTTATTGACTTCATCAAGTTTGTTGAAATCTTTTCCCCCTGGTGGGCCTGAGGAGGAAAATAAGCCTGAGTGTAATCaggtctggggggggggggggtcggttGTTTTGCTGTCCCCTGCCCCTTCACCACCCACGGCCATGGGGGGACTGTTTAATATAAGCTCCAGGCGCTGTTTGTCCAGATGTGGACTGGAGTTGTGGTGGTGAcaatatcaaaatgtaaaaaacaaagcaACAATTGGAAGTCTAAAGCTTGGATTGTTTTTCCTCCCCCTCACCCGACACAGGGATCCAGGAGGGCACCGAGTGCACTAAGTGTAAGAATGATTGGGCACTGAAGACCTCCATAGCTTTGCTCTACGTGCTGTGCACCATCCTCACCATCGCTGTGGCCGTGCTTGGATATAAAGGTATGACAAGCCGTCCCTTCCATTTCTTGTGTTTGTTGCGGGCTAAAAAGCCTGAATTCGGGGCAGCTTTTTTCAGAAAGTCGCGCCAAAAGTTGTCACCTGGATTTCAACATAAATTGGAAAACATATTGATGTTGTAGTCGTTTTATATCGCACAAACTTAAAAGTAGTTACTCAACAGTGAAGTggtgtcaggggaggcaagtgaggcagtgcctcacctgccaccaggtggcttaaccatgagatgttccaaaacgaagtaataaaataaaataagttttaaaggggaacattatcacaatttcacaagggttaaaaccaataaaaaatcagttcccagtggcttattttactttttgaagtttttttccaaaaaagctttaacgtgccttattttcgctatctgtgaagccatcgtccattttcctgtgacgtcatccagtgatgccaatacagatagcacagcaagatatagccacattagctcggattcagacttggatgtcagcagcttaagcgattcaacagattacgcatgtattgaaacggatggttggagtatggaggcagatagcaaaaacgaaattgaagaagaaactggagctattgagcgaatagctattcggccatgtttgccttagcatcgccggtaaaatgtgcagaccaacgatcggaaatttcacatcttgtgacactggatcaacttaaatccattgattggtaagtgtttgtttggcattaaatgtgggtggagggaaacgctggatgtaaatatagtttgaaatgtacatacagctagcctaaatagcatgttagcatcgactagctggcagtcatgcagcgaccaaatatgtctgattagcacatgagtcaacaacatcaacaaaactcacctttgtgatttagttgactttatcgttggaaatgcatctgcgggttatccatacatctctgtgccatgtctgccttagcaccgccggtaaaatgtgcagacactccggcacattcaatgggggtctggcggcagatttctttgactttatcgttttaaatgcatctgctttgagtgtcgcaggatatccacacaatcttgccatctctgtagtagcatagctttcatcGGTAAAGTGTGCGCAACAAACGAcagaccatttcgtcggctttccccacaccctcttattttgaacaaatttcgtccaatttcttgccactttcgcatctttgggccagtggtgcaacttgaatccctccctgttagtgttgttacaccctccgacaacacaccgacgaggcatgatgtctccaaggttccagaaaatagtcgaaaaaacggaaaataacagagctgagacgcggtgtttgtaatgagtttgagaaaatggcggttttaTTACctgggtgacgtcacgttctgacgtcatcgctccgagagcgataaatagaaaggcgcttaattcaccaaaattcacccatttagagttcggaaatcggttaaaaaaatatacggtcttttttctgcaacatcaaggtatatattgatgcttacataggtctggtgataatgttcccctttgatatttctcttttggtttatgctttgtgaagtgaagagaattatatttacatagcgcttttttctctagtgactcacaacctaccgatcttagggcggacactctaaccatggACATCTTGATAAACTCGCCCAGTCACCTTTTACCTTCGCAGGAACTACACCTTTTGGAACTGCTACAGACCGAATTCAGTCTGTTAccgattcacataaaatcaaacgGTAGCATATTTTGATACCTATGTTGCTCGTGATGCCACGTCCGGTTCAAACACTTGGCAGGGAAATAAGCACTCCGAGCAGACTCAGCCGAACTCTCTctatgtagaccaggggtagggaacccatggctctagagccagatgtggctcttttgataactgcatctggctctcagataaatcttagctgacattgcttaacacagtaagtaatgaataattccactggtaatcacagtgtcaaaaataacgttcaaaatataaaacattctcatgcattttaatccattcatccggtttctaccgcacctgttcaagaagtcgcatttatttattgttggttaacttcagaataacaatgttattaaaaagaataagagacttattgtactctaaaaatgttggtcttacataaaaatgcacgcatttagttgtattcagtgttaaaaaaaatatttatggctctcacggaaatacttttaaaaatatttggcttgtaaggctctttcagccaaaaagcttcccgacccctgatgtagagcaatgttccatgccaacaaagcaagcatgcctgatagaaagGGCTGAGAGTGCAGTAAggctccacatttcaaaatatgctAACTCAACactaatttacatttaatacgCCATACACATGCTACCAATTAGCATTAGCAGTTTTACATGCTGACTTCAACACCTCAAAATGTgtcaatgaaaactacaactgagacgcatattacaatcaaacagctggcatGTACTAAGTACAATAttaacagtataaacactttgtagcactcaacaaaaaaacaagactgtccatccatccattttctaccacttattccctttggagtcacggggggcgctagtgcctatctcagctacaatcgggcagaaggcggagtaaaccctggacaagtcgccacctcaagacTGGAATATTCAATttgatggcaaagactactctataacacttgcaaatgagactcagaggTATAAGAAAACAATATGCAACAACTGGATAGCACAGTTATCATCAATGAAAAATAGATGTTTTAAAATTAAACAAATTACCATTTATTAAAGATATGAACATACACACTGGTACCGAAGATTGGTACCATCGAGTACCGGTTTCAACTTCCAGGCATAGATAGGTACTGTATCGGCTCAAAAAGGTACCCATCAGTAGTTGTAATGACCCATTCATATTTATTGCTCACAGTCTTGTTGCACTGTGGATATTATTCGGCCCCTGACTTATAATTTTCTCTTCTTTGCTGGTTACACTCTGCTGTAACGCAATTTCAGTTAGACTTCTGTGGAAGTGCACAAAGCACTTATTCTTTTTTGGTTTCACTACTTCACATTCAATCTATTTTAGCAGTTAAAATGGCTTCTGGTTTTGGAGGTCTCGCTCCTCAGGGTTCCTTGGACTTGATAGCCTCGGACAAAAATACAatccctgtttccatacgagttgggaaattgtgttagatgtaaatataaacggaatacaatgatttgcaaatccttttcaacccatattcagttgaatgcattacaaagacaacatatttgatgttcaaactcataaactttattttttttgcaaatgataattaacttggaatttcatggctgcaacacgtgctaaagtagttgggaaaggacatgttcaccactgtgttacatcaccttttcttttaataacattcaataaacgtttgggaactgaagaaaataattgttgaagctttgaaagttgaattctttctcattcttgttttatgtagagcttcagtctttcaaaagtccggggtctccgctgttgtattttacacttcataatgcgccacacattttcgatgggagacagctctggacggcaggtgggccaggaaagtacccgcactctttttttatgaagccacgctgttgtaacacttgtcttgctgaaataagcaggggcgtccatgataacgttgcttggatgataacatatgtttctccaaaacctgtaagggcctttcagaattaatggtgccttcacagatgtgtaaattacccatgccttgggcactaatacacccccataccatcagagatgctggcttttgaactttgcgcttataacaatccgaatggttattttcctctttgttgtgtcctctgtttccaaatataatttgaaatgtggactcgtcagaccacagaacacctttccactttgcatcagtcttaggtgagctcgggcccaggcaagccggcggcgtttcaggatattgatgataaatgggtttggctttccatagtagttttaacttgcacttacagatgtagcgaccaactgtagttactgacagtggttttataaaatgttcctgagcccatgtggtgatatcctttacacactgatgtcgatttttgatgcagtaccacctgagggaacaatggtccgtaatatcaccgcttacgtgcagtgatttctccagattccctgaactttttaatgattttacggaccatagatgttaaaatccctaaattccttgcaatagcttgttgagaaatgttgttctaaaactgtttgataatttgcttacaaagtggtgaccctcaccccatccttgtttgtgaattacctagcatttcatggaggctgcttttatacccaatcatggcacccaaatgttcccaattagcctgcacacctgtgggatgtttgatataagtgtttgatgagcattcctcatctttatcagtatttattaccacttttcccaacttctttgtcacatgttgctggcatcaaattctaaagtaatgattatttgcaaaaaatgtttttcagtgtgaacatcaaatatgttgtctttgtagcatattcaactgaatatgggtcgaaaatgatttgcaaatcattgtattctgtttatatttacatctaacacaatttcccaactcatatggaaacggggtttgtacaaaaagtTCTAAGGCTTAGGTATTTATCAcatattttgtatgttttgtttgattgtaaaatatgtcgagatagagggggtgtgacgttcaaacCTTGTCAATAtgtagtgttttatcgttcatagttaatattgtaaatcccacattctttatttgcatgtacattctgggtgtctcattcagtaattaaagaatttaaaattccattacgttttttaaggctgtctgtcatcacgtttttaacattcaatcagacattattgtgaggttttgtattagtgttccccagacacatttttttctctaaatgtggccttcGAGTCAAAATAAGTGTCCAGGTATGGTAGAAGCACACTGGGATTTTTTACGCGTCATAAACACTTTCGACTTGTCATAAAACTCTTATTGTCCCGTAAACATCAGTCATATCTAAACATCCGAAACAAAGAAAAAGCCTGGCTCATGCAGGATAAACTGAACCTTCAAGTCGCAATTATCTCTCCCTCTCGGTTCATTTTACCGAAACTCACCAGGGGTTCAACttccttgttgttgtttttttgaagtgCTGAAAAGGGGATGAAGTTATGTTAATGTCTTGGGGTGGTGGGTTTCGAGCACAATGTCCCCAAGCGCTCTGAGCTCAGCAGTCCCGCCTGGCTCCGCGCTGCACACTTTCATGCAGACCTAATCGATCCCAGATGGGCCGCGAGGCGAAGGCACTCAATGCAACCTTGGTAAGAGCCCGGGCAAATTGTGTTTTTACCGTCTCAAGGGAATCTTGGCATGGCGTAGAAAGACACAGGTCCAGACCCAGAGTACACTTCGTACTATGTCTTGGAATTGTCTTATCGTGGGATCTTGTTTCATCTATACCGTATATCCTACTGGATCATTCTCGTCCATACGCAAAGCTTTAATGTGACTTCCTCACCGACTGATTTCAATATGAAGAACATCAGTCGCAATGAGCTGAATTCCTcaggtctgttttttttttaggtagaGAGCCACCACTTTATTGTCCCCCAGTGGTCCACAAAGTGGTCCACAAGTAACGGACGTGTTCCCCTGGTGAGGCCGGCGCTGGTCATATGCTGAGTCCCTGAAATCCCAGACACATTCCAGAGGAAATGAACGCCAGTGTCGCCTGTGGGAGCGTAAAGAGCATCCCATGCCATAGTTGCCTTTGATCCTCATGTTTACCAAAGACCCCCGCCCCCTACCAGGACACCTCCTGGCCCATCCTCAGTCTTGTCATAGCCCCCAAGACCCTCTTTATGGGCTCTTTTGTATCTTTCTAAATTAAAGCTTAATTAAATCAGATTTTATTTACTTTACTTTGCCACCGGCGCTCTTGACCAAATCCAGGGAGTTGCGCCATTATTGTGTTTATGACTTCAAGATATATCCAGTGATGTTTTTCGTATTGGTTCATAAGCTTCAGTGGTCTACTTTGATCCTTTTTAATAAATGGTGTCTGTGGTCGGAGGCCATTTTGTCTAATAAAGTACGAGACAGAGATGATGTCAAACTTCTTGCTGTTTGGTTGCAGTGGTACAAAGAGTCGACATCGTGTCTGAAGGCATTGCCAACTATGGGGGGAAAATTATTGCAGTGGAGACTGACCTTCTAAAGCTAGGTAAGTGTCTTGAATGTCCTTCCCTATAAAAAAGCTACTGTCGATTAAACAGAACGAATGTCGTCGTCCAGATGATAAAACTGGAGAAAAGTCAGAGAACACAACCACAGCGATCCAGGCTTTTAAGAACAAGGTCAGGACTCTTCAGATGCAGGTGTCAATGATGGAGGAGCACATCCACAGCAACCAGGCCAAGCTAAGCCAACTCCAAAACGTCGGCTCAGACATTGAGAGGCTCCAGGGTTCTATTCAGGGTCTGCTGGACAGCAACACGGCCACGGTGCGCTTCGTCAACGTCACCCTGCATTTTTACGGCGGCATTGTTGAGGGTCTGCAAGATGACACAATCAGGCTGCAGACAGATCTTCAAGAGCAGGTAAAACTCCAGAACCAAATCTTGCTTAGCATTGGTGGACTGAACCTCACACAGGCCCAGCAGCGGGGCCTCATCAGCGCTCTGCACCGGGTAGTGGATGACACCAGTCAGAGCATCCAGAAAATCCGCAATGACTTCCAAAGCCTCGAGCAGACCACCCGTCAGACGCGCTCTGATAGCGAGTGGCTAAGGAGTAAGATAGACAACCTCCAGGTTCTAGCCACAAATGCCTCGATGCTGTCCAAGGCCAACAACGACAGCCTGGAGGAGGTTGGATCCCAGCTCACAATCATGTCCAACCAGGTACAGAACACCAGCAGCATAGCTGACACCCATGGCAAGGCCCTGAGGCAGATCCTGGACCAGCAAAAGGAATACAGCAACTTTACGGCCTCTAAGTTTGAGCGGCTAGAGGTCCGGCTAGATGAGTCAGAGCAGAGCATTGACCGTGTGACAGGCAACATCAGCTTCACCACTCAGCTCCTGGGCGCCATCAACCTCAACTTGAACGACCTGCGCTCTAGTTCCGAGACAGTGGGTCGTAACTCAGAGTTCTTGCTGAACCTCAACAACAGCGTGGCTGACATAAGAACCGATACGGCCGGCCTGAGATCAAAGCAGGAGGACCTGGCAACACGTTTGGACAAGGAGGTCACCAACCTCTCCATCATTATGGAGGAGATGAAGCTGGTGGATACCAAGCACTCCCAGTTGATAACAAACTTCACTATCCTACAAGGCAAGACATGAACATCcttatttgtttgtttaaaacCAACCTTCCTTCACTTAAACTTGTTTGCTTTTGTTTCAGGTCCTCCTGGTCCCAGAGGACCAAGGGGGGACAAAGGGCCTCCAGGGCCGTTTGGCCAATCCGGCCATAAGGGCGAGAAAGGGGAAAAGGGTGCATCAGGAATACGGGGACCAAGAGGAGAGCAGGGTATTCCAGGCCCACCGGGTCTTCCAGGGTTTAAGGGTCTTCCAGGCGCCACAGGCAACCCAGGGTCTAAGGGTCCTAGAGGATCCGGAGGAAGGGCGGGGCCTCCAGGAGGTAAGGGAGAGCCGGGAACTGCCGGTCTAAATGGCAGAGACGGACAGCCTGGTCCTCAAGGGGCACCGGGCATCCGAGGTGAAATGGGACCAGCTGGAGAGCAGGGCCCAAGGGGACTGCAGGGACCAGTGGGGCCTCCAGGGCCAGCTGGGCCACCAGGAATTCCAATGCGCGGATCAGCTCTCCCTGTGGGCGCAGTGTCTCTGCAGGATGGAGCCATCTCTCCAACACGTGGTGCCCCAGGTAACACCTCCCCCAAGACCACCTCCTTGAATACAAACAAGGACAGTGATATGTTTACTTGTTCTGCAGGTTGTCCTTCTGAGTGGCTTCCCTACAGAGACACATGCTACTTCTTCTCCAAAGACCTGCACAGTTTTGATGACGCAAAAATCACTTGTGAATCCCTGTCTGCTTCCTTGTTGATCATCACTGATACGGAGGAACAGGTGAGTCATTTGCATGAAAAGGTGACACATCATCTAACGTTCCTCGTGCTTCGCCTCAGAAATGGCTGACGAAGCAGATGACGGGCAAAGGCTACTTCTGGATGGCTTTGACCGACAGAGAGGAGGAGAACGTGTGGCGCTGGCTGGACGGTAGTGAGCCTGAATTCACGTCAGTACACACTTGTCTTGTACTATTTCAAGTCGTACCTTACCTCCGGTGTTTCTCGTTGTTGCGATCACGCCAAATCTTGTGATTTTGTTTAACCCTACAATTTGCTAAGCGTGGTATTCTTCTCCCACCAAATTTGTTTCTGAGCAGCAGTCTTATGTGCCAATAACCAGCAAATTAAAACATAATATGCTCTTTATCACGACCTACCGTGATAGGTCGCTCACAACACTTCCCTTCTCAATGAATGTGGGGGTACTACATGCAATCTGTTGAAACATAAACAGACGTTTTCTTACCGACAAGCACTTTTTACTCATTAAACATACACAGAGAATGTCCACCACTTGTTGACAACATAGTAGACAATAAAGGGACGTTTGGCGgcgttaattttttttacaaaacccaaaaccagtgaagttggcacgttgtccatccatccatcttcttccgcttatccgaggtcaggtcgcggaggcagcagcctaagctgggaagcccagacttccctctccccaaccacttcgtccagctcttcccgggggatcccgaggcgttcccaggccagctgggagacatagtcttcccaatgtgtcttgggtcttccccggttggacgtgccctaaacacctccatagagaggcgttcaggtggcatcctgaccagatgcccgaaccacctcatctggctcctctcaatgtggaggagagGCGACTTTCCTTTGAGCTCCTCCccagatggcagagtttctcaccctatctctaagggagagccccgccacccggcggaggaaactcatttcggccgcttgtacccgtgatcttgtcctttcggtcataacccaaagctcatgacc encodes:
- the LOC133569684 gene encoding collectin-12-like isoform X3 — encoded protein: MKDDFADEEEVQSFGYKRFGIQEGTECTKCKNDWALKTSIALLYVLCTILTIAVAVLGYKVVQRVDIVSEGIANYGGKIIAVETDLLKLDDKTGEKSENTTTAIQAFKNKVRTLQMQVSMMEEHIHSNQAKLSQLQNVGSDIERLQGSIQGLLDSNTATVRFVNVTLHFYGGIVEGLQDDTIRLQTDLQEQVKLQNQILLSIGGLNLTQAQQRGLISALHRVVDDTSQSIQKIRNDFQSLEQTTRQTRSDSEWLRSKIDNLQVLATNASMLSKANNDSLEEVGSQLTIMSNQVQNTSSIADTHGKALRQILDQQKEYSNFTASKFERLEVRLDESEQSIDRVTGNISFTTQLLGAINLNLNDLRSSSETVGRNSEFLLNLNNSVADIRTDTAGLRSKQEDLATRLDKEVTNLSIIMEEMKLVDTKHSQLITNFTILQGPPGPRGPRGDKGPPGPFGQSGHKGEKGEKGASGIRGPRGEQGIPGPPGLPGFKGLPGATGNPGSKGPRGSGGRAGPPGGKGEPGTAGLNGRDGQPGPQGAPGIRGEMGPAGEQGPRGLQGPVGPPGPAGPPGIPMRGSALPVGAVSLQDGAISPTRGAPGCPSEWLPYRDTCYFFSKDLHSFDDAKITCESLSASLLIITDTEEQKWLTKQMTGKGYFWMALTDREEENVWRWLDGSEPEFTKWKPGQPDNWGHGHETGEDCAGLVHQGLWNDFSCEDLIGYICEKQPETTGILGDS
- the LOC133569684 gene encoding collectin-12-like isoform X2, giving the protein MKDDFADEEEVQSFGYKRFGIQEGTECTKCKNDWALKTSIALLYVLCTILTIAVAVLGYKVVQRVDIVSEGIANYGGKIIAVETDLLKLDDKTGEKSENTTTAIQAFKNKVRTLQMQVSMMEEHIHSNQAKLSQLQNVGSDIERLQGSIQGLLDSNTATVRFVNVTLHFYGGIVEGLQDDTIRLQTDLQEQVKLQNQILLSIGGLNLTQAQQRGLISALHRVVDDTSQSIQKIRNDFQSLEQTTRQTRSDSEWLRSKIDNLQVLATNASMLSKANNDSLEEVGSQLTIMSNQVQNTSSIADTHGKALRQILDQQKEYSNFTASKFERLEVRLDESEQSIDRVTGNISFTTQLLGAINLNLNDLRSSSETVGRNSEFLLNLNNSVADIRTDTAGLRSKQEDLATRLDKEVTNLSIIMEEMKLVDTKHSQLITNFTILQGPPGPRGPRGDKGPPGPFGQSGHKGEKGEKGASGIRGPRGEQGIPGPPGLPGFKGLPGATGNPGSKGPRGSGGRAGPPGGKGEPGTAGLNGRDGQPGPQGAPGIRGEMGPAGEQGPRGLQGPVGPPGPAGPPGIPMRGSALPVGAVSLQDGAISPTRGAPGNTSPKTTSLNTNKDSDMFTCSAGCPSEWLPYRDTCYFFSKDLHSFDDAKITCESLSASLLIITDTEEQKWLTKQMTGKGYFWMALTDREEENVWRWLDGSEPEFTKWKPGQPDNWGHGHETGEDCAGLVHQGLWNDFSCEDLIGYICEKQPETRILGDS
- the LOC133569684 gene encoding collectin-12-like isoform X1, producing MKDDFADEEEVQSFGYKRFGIQEGTECTKCKNDWALKTSIALLYVLCTILTIAVAVLGYKVVQRVDIVSEGIANYGGKIIAVETDLLKLDDKTGEKSENTTTAIQAFKNKVRTLQMQVSMMEEHIHSNQAKLSQLQNVGSDIERLQGSIQGLLDSNTATVRFVNVTLHFYGGIVEGLQDDTIRLQTDLQEQVKLQNQILLSIGGLNLTQAQQRGLISALHRVVDDTSQSIQKIRNDFQSLEQTTRQTRSDSEWLRSKIDNLQVLATNASMLSKANNDSLEEVGSQLTIMSNQVQNTSSIADTHGKALRQILDQQKEYSNFTASKFERLEVRLDESEQSIDRVTGNISFTTQLLGAINLNLNDLRSSSETVGRNSEFLLNLNNSVADIRTDTAGLRSKQEDLATRLDKEVTNLSIIMEEMKLVDTKHSQLITNFTILQGPPGPRGPRGDKGPPGPFGQSGHKGEKGEKGASGIRGPRGEQGIPGPPGLPGFKGLPGATGNPGSKGPRGSGGRAGPPGGKGEPGTAGLNGRDGQPGPQGAPGIRGEMGPAGEQGPRGLQGPVGPPGPAGPPGIPMRGSALPVGAVSLQDGAISPTRGAPGNTSPKTTSLNTNKDSDMFTCSAGCPSEWLPYRDTCYFFSKDLHSFDDAKITCESLSASLLIITDTEEQKWLTKQMTGKGYFWMALTDREEENVWRWLDGSEPEFTKWKPGQPDNWGHGHETGEDCAGLVHQGLWNDFSCEDLIGYICEKQPETTGILGDS